One genomic segment of Marinitoga piezophila KA3 includes these proteins:
- the cas10 gene encoding type III-B CRISPR-associated protein Cas10/Cmr2, with the protein MNWEKKIIALLHDPIEKALNLEKHENIANRRLNKLGTYLKDDYKNPDYLSSAADRILFPKEKEHFSKRISINIYHYPEYLHPLNGEKLEDYFKNDFKQKIDKLNSEKITDKLEKLEDFKKTYYKTWWELPEQTELSFMLPGDTRIPSHSIIDHLDSASAMSVSNKMSLLLVSIGPVQEFIAAARKTIDLKVGSYMLSYLTFQGIKVIGEEYGYDNVIFPYMRGNYFVKKEFEKIGIFVETSADPGVASLPNIFTAIVPTKDLEKIKSKIKKAIKDEMSNISQFIKIYIEDLIQSEKKYKETIFQKLEAFKNWDKQISQFPIIITVDQEINNIEKYIEKHYIYTEDENIKKLYQKMKQLESTYQMKDIAFYGMYSELLGIKSSLRKTTRDFIQLFEDDVVNGDDLSGANKAVIEIIDKDEKKERLSALSAIKRLFVEYLNEIGYKEAYEKLKYVKSTEEIAGKYKLAVLLMDGDNMGKWISGTLAPSFKKRLHSKVIKELEREDKEYTKLLENINLVTPSYQRMISRTLNNFSNFVPKVVEEFDGLLIYAGGDDVLALFPSNKVFDAANKLRKVYSGIGEEKVGEYVFKNGWCYKKEKNLEYPVFNMMGKQATMSAGIVISKHNFNLKLALNKAREMEKLAKSNEEKSGRKKDSFAIATIRRSGQINISKSFWELNRFDILLKGLEFIKDFEKEKSIKNIILRLKSEYINYCFDEFGNEILTIEDFKNNIIPFLEKRMEIKKDKLKNSFVKLITLNERFLTGNKLMEYFNTLENIEYARRENIYEKN; encoded by the coding sequence GTGAATTGGGAGAAAAAAATTATAGCGCTTTTGCATGATCCGATAGAAAAAGCGTTAAATCTTGAAAAACATGAAAATATTGCAAATAGAAGATTAAATAAATTGGGAACATATTTAAAAGATGATTATAAAAATCCCGATTATCTTTCAAGTGCTGCAGATAGAATATTATTTCCAAAAGAAAAAGAACATTTCAGTAAAAGAATCAGCATAAATATATACCATTATCCAGAATATTTACATCCATTAAATGGTGAAAAATTAGAAGATTATTTTAAAAATGATTTTAAACAAAAAATTGATAAACTTAATTCGGAAAAAATAACTGATAAATTAGAAAAATTAGAAGATTTCAAAAAAACATATTATAAAACATGGTGGGAACTTCCAGAACAAACTGAATTATCATTTATGTTACCTGGAGATACAAGAATCCCAAGTCATTCGATAATTGATCATCTTGATAGTGCTTCTGCAATGAGTGTTAGCAATAAAATGTCTTTATTATTAGTATCTATAGGACCTGTTCAAGAGTTCATAGCGGCTGCAAGAAAAACTATAGATTTAAAAGTTGGAAGTTATATGTTATCCTATTTAACCTTCCAAGGAATAAAAGTAATAGGTGAAGAGTATGGATATGACAATGTAATATTCCCATACATGAGAGGCAATTATTTTGTGAAAAAAGAATTCGAAAAAATCGGTATATTCGTTGAAACATCTGCTGATCCTGGCGTTGCTTCACTTCCTAATATTTTCACTGCCATTGTTCCAACAAAAGATCTAGAAAAAATAAAGAGCAAAATCAAAAAAGCAATAAAAGATGAAATGTCAAATATAAGTCAATTTATAAAAATATATATTGAAGATTTAATTCAATCAGAAAAAAAATATAAAGAAACAATTTTTCAAAAACTTGAAGCATTCAAAAACTGGGATAAACAAATTTCTCAATTCCCAATAATAATTACAGTTGATCAAGAAATTAATAACATTGAAAAATATATTGAAAAACATTATATTTATACAGAAGATGAAAATATTAAAAAATTATATCAAAAAATGAAACAACTTGAATCAACATATCAAATGAAAGATATAGCTTTTTATGGAATGTATAGTGAATTATTGGGTATAAAAAGTTCTCTAAGAAAAACTACACGTGATTTTATTCAACTATTTGAAGATGATGTTGTAAATGGGGACGATTTAAGCGGAGCAAATAAAGCAGTAATCGAAATCATAGACAAAGATGAAAAAAAGGAAAGATTATCGGCACTTTCAGCAATAAAGAGATTATTTGTTGAATATCTAAATGAAATTGGATACAAAGAAGCTTATGAAAAATTAAAATATGTAAAATCAACTGAAGAAATAGCAGGAAAATATAAACTTGCAGTATTATTGATGGATGGAGATAATATGGGAAAATGGATATCGGGAACATTAGCTCCATCATTTAAAAAAAGACTACATTCAAAAGTTATAAAAGAATTAGAAAGAGAAGACAAAGAATACACAAAACTATTGGAAAATATAAATCTTGTAACTCCATCATATCAGAGGATGATTAGTAGAACTTTAAATAATTTTTCAAATTTTGTACCAAAAGTGGTGGAAGAATTTGATGGATTATTAATATATGCTGGCGGAGATGATGTGCTAGCTCTTTTCCCTTCTAATAAAGTTTTTGATGCTGCTAATAAATTGAGAAAAGTTTATTCTGGAATTGGTGAAGAAAAAGTTGGAGAATATGTATTCAAAAATGGCTGGTGCTATAAAAAAGAAAAAAATCTGGAATATCCTGTATTTAATATGATGGGAAAACAGGCAACAATGAGTGCTGGAATTGTTATATCGAAACATAATTTTAATTTAAAACTTGCACTTAACAAGGCTCGAGAAATGGAAAAACTTGCTAAATCTAATGAAGAAAAAAGTGGTAGAAAAAAAGATAGTTTTGCAATAGCTACAATAAGAAGAAGCGGACAAATAAATATATCAAAAAGTTTTTGGGAATTGAATAGATTTGATATTCTTTTAAAAGGTTTAGAATTTATAAAAGATTTTGAAAAAGAAAAATCCATTAAAAATATAATTTTACGTTTAAAATCTGAATATATAAATTATTGTTTTGATGAATTTGGAAACGAAATTTTAACCATTGAAGATTTTAAAAATAATATTATACCATTTCTTGAAAAAAGAATGGAAATAAAAAAAGATAAATTAAAAAATTCATTTGTAAAATTAATTACACTTAATGAAAGATTCCTTACTGGAAATAAATTAATGGAATATTTCAATACCCTTGAAAATATAGAATATGCAAGAAGGGAGAATATATATGAAAAAAATTAA
- a CDS encoding DUF4230 domain-containing protein gives MKKMIIRILTLALIIGIAFLVSRYNIISNFFAKSKEVSVQIPSLNIEAIRDLAQLRVFSYNMDFLFIAKDENNNYYVAIYPYTVEAGIDLNKIKSEEKVYSKGVIYFPSPEIFYYGESFDKKPIIVTDQIKIDSSYYKDNIKEGFKMYSRDIAINKGIYEKTEKALKEYLKKFVPEEYDLKFSEPDNNFTKINAERFQAYFKLTNELYRKYKFSDENGKYFAEFLNKEDPEIKFTFNFSQEYKKDHKTFFNDVESKFKGELCYKLVNPDNPFDYNYSFKINRNKNTLIGFILNGGDLINFKFNTQNEEDFKKYTSDFIYYMFAYRNSQNKNYTEVGKYKDFINYLYKSQIAIDEEKINTLENLGENILSLQRDVYSEYGNLFINLEKLIEKNIDTSENINDYNLKLLAKAYYYINNKDKRIIELIDDLKTWFEKNENIENAFEPYLMQEYYNWNINEKISLLKDKVMTYLMINYKNYLKNDEIEKYKREIINEGIYYSNVWNNIINSDIERKEYLKRIYLNIVKNQKLEHYLYYDKDKKLVRIKDFNDPDFYLSDIYYDFQVKDKYNNIILDSDSLANAFVEMYEKFSEKEKENFKSLIKDNFDDEYYFFSDVNSKKFFKNNFIIVLTRNAFNLPKNAFKVYTVFVFGKNGLLLFETSKKIFGDGFKLKYQKFIEYSELPEKLEHKNASIKAILDVLNDTESNNLTEEICENLKYLIRFILRNKVNVFVL, from the coding sequence ATGAAGAAAATGATAATTAGAATACTAACTCTAGCATTAATAATAGGAATAGCCTTTTTGGTTTCGAGATATAATATAATTTCTAATTTTTTTGCTAAATCTAAAGAAGTTTCAGTACAAATTCCAAGTCTGAATATTGAAGCTATAAGAGATTTAGCCCAATTAAGAGTATTCTCATATAATATGGATTTTCTGTTTATAGCAAAGGATGAAAATAATAATTATTATGTCGCTATATATCCATATACTGTTGAAGCAGGGATAGATTTGAATAAGATAAAATCAGAAGAAAAAGTTTATTCAAAAGGAGTAATTTATTTTCCAAGTCCTGAAATTTTCTATTATGGTGAATCTTTTGATAAAAAACCTATTATTGTAACTGATCAAATAAAAATAGATTCTTCTTATTATAAAGACAATATAAAAGAAGGATTTAAGATGTATTCAAGGGATATTGCAATAAATAAAGGAATTTATGAAAAAACAGAAAAAGCGTTAAAAGAATATTTGAAAAAGTTTGTTCCTGAAGAATATGATTTGAAATTTTCCGAACCTGATAATAACTTTACAAAAATTAATGCCGAACGTTTTCAAGCGTATTTTAAATTAACTAATGAGTTATATAGAAAATACAAGTTTTCTGATGAAAATGGCAAATATTTTGCAGAGTTTTTAAATAAAGAAGATCCAGAAATTAAATTTACTTTTAATTTTTCACAAGAATATAAAAAGGATCATAAAACATTTTTTAATGATGTGGAATCTAAGTTTAAAGGGGAATTATGTTATAAACTGGTAAACCCAGATAATCCTTTTGATTATAATTATTCCTTTAAAATCAATCGAAATAAAAATACCTTAATTGGATTCATATTAAATGGTGGAGATTTAATAAATTTCAAATTTAATACTCAGAATGAAGAGGATTTTAAAAAGTATACATCAGATTTTATTTATTACATGTTTGCATATAGAAATAGTCAAAATAAAAATTATACAGAAGTTGGAAAATATAAGGATTTTATAAATTATTTATACAAAAGTCAGATTGCGATAGATGAAGAAAAAATAAATACGCTCGAAAACTTAGGAGAAAATATTCTTTCCTTGCAAAGAGATGTTTATAGTGAATATGGAAATTTATTTATTAACCTTGAAAAATTGATAGAGAAAAATATAGATACTTCAGAAAATATAAACGATTATAATTTGAAATTATTAGCCAAAGCATATTATTACATAAATAATAAGGATAAACGTATAATTGAATTAATAGATGATTTAAAAACATGGTTTGAAAAAAATGAAAATATAGAAAATGCTTTTGAGCCTTATCTTATGCAGGAATATTATAATTGGAATATAAATGAAAAAATAAGTTTATTAAAAGATAAAGTGATGACTTATTTGATGATTAACTATAAAAACTATCTAAAAAATGATGAAATAGAAAAATATAAAAGAGAAATAATCAATGAAGGAATTTATTATTCAAATGTATGGAATAATATTATTAATTCCGATATAGAACGAAAAGAATATCTAAAAAGAATTTATCTTAATATTGTAAAAAATCAGAAATTAGAGCATTATCTCTATTATGATAAAGATAAGAAATTAGTTAGAATTAAGGATTTTAACGATCCAGACTTTTATCTTTCTGACATTTATTATGATTTTCAGGTTAAGGATAAATATAATAACATTATTCTTGATTCAGATTCATTAGCAAATGCCTTTGTTGAAATGTATGAAAAGTTTTCTGAAAAAGAAAAGGAAAATTTCAAATCTTTAATTAAAGATAATTTTGATGATGAATATTACTTTTTTAGTGATGTAAATTCCAAAAAATTCTTTAAGAATAACTTTATTATTGTATTAACTCGAAATGCTTTTAACCTTCCAAAAAATGCATTTAAAGTATATACAGTATTTGTATTTGGAAAAAATGGTTTGCTTCTTTTTGAAACATCAAAGAAAATATTTGGAGATGGATTTAAACTAAAATATCAGAAATTTATTGAATATTCTGAATTACCAGAAAAATTGGAACATAAAAACGCTTCTATTAAAGCTATATTGGATGTTTTAAATGATACTGAATCAAACAATCTAACAGAAGAAATATGCGAAAATCTCAAGTATCTTATTCGATTTATTCTCAGAAATAAGGTTAATGTGTTTGTATTATAA
- the cmr1 gene encoding type III-B CRISPR module RAMP protein Cmr1, which produces MNILEFELLTTSPMFASRDGKTFSLTPQSVRGVMRFWFRAVVPRVIDIHYYNGERKPYIGLKKAEELIFGSTERKSSFDVIVDLISPTNITNNHDYFTFARINKRNRKINYIYGIYGVEEREFLKEKSKLNITFIIKKQPDKLLNIIINLMNLISLVSGFGAKTRKGFGSFKIELIKTNKENSSEIKNSVKNILNELDENLKRYFSSISDTHFKYSQTEFLDIPEFPVLLSDPKTYRVVSTKKSPIKNFSDIYKKLYATEMQESKKGVYIKVKKKLRTLNNTDSFTNALREVEASSKNTIESNIIFYQALMGLPINYKYNITSKKLRNYKGNEYTLTNGERKASPFFFSFHLNEKNEYYVRILMITSKISLNNKIYFEGRRNKLITESPESFEIYNQAMDIFKKEVEKKLTNKGEKK; this is translated from the coding sequence ATGAACATTCTAGAATTTGAGTTACTTACAACATCGCCCATGTTTGCAAGTAGAGACGGAAAAACATTTTCTTTAACTCCGCAAAGCGTAAGAGGAGTAATGAGATTCTGGTTTAGAGCTGTTGTTCCAAGAGTAATAGATATTCATTATTATAACGGTGAAAGAAAACCATATATAGGATTAAAAAAAGCAGAAGAATTAATATTTGGTTCAACAGAAAGAAAATCAAGTTTTGATGTGATAGTTGATTTAATATCGCCTACTAATATTACAAACAATCACGATTATTTTACTTTTGCAAGAATAAATAAAAGAAACAGAAAAATAAATTACATTTATGGAATTTATGGTGTAGAAGAGAGAGAATTTTTAAAAGAAAAATCAAAATTAAATATAACTTTTATCATAAAAAAGCAACCAGATAAATTATTAAATATCATAATAAATTTAATGAACTTAATTTCTTTAGTAAGCGGGTTTGGTGCAAAAACAAGAAAAGGTTTTGGAAGCTTTAAAATAGAGTTAATAAAAACGAATAAAGAAAATTCATCAGAAATTAAAAACAGTGTAAAAAATATTTTAAATGAATTAGATGAAAATTTGAAACGATATTTTAGCTCTATATCCGATACTCATTTCAAGTATTCTCAAACAGAATTTTTAGATATACCTGAATTTCCTGTATTATTATCAGATCCCAAAACTTATAGAGTCGTTTCGACAAAAAAATCTCCAATCAAGAATTTTTCTGATATCTATAAAAAACTCTATGCAACTGAAATGCAAGAATCTAAAAAAGGAGTTTATATAAAAGTTAAAAAGAAACTAAGAACTTTGAATAACACTGATTCTTTTACAAATGCTTTAAGAGAAGTTGAAGCATCTTCAAAAAATACAATTGAAAGTAATATTATTTTTTATCAGGCATTAATGGGATTACCTATAAATTATAAATATAATATTACCTCTAAAAAATTGCGTAATTATAAAGGTAATGAATACACTTTAACAAACGGTGAAAGAAAAGCTTCACCATTTTTCTTCTCGTTTCATTTAAATGAAAAAAATGAATATTATGTAAGAATATTAATGATAACAAGTAAAATTTCTTTAAATAACAAAATATATTTCGAAGGAAGAAGAAATAAATTAATAACTGAGAGTCCAGAAAGTTTTGAAATATATAATCAAGCAATGGATATATTTAAAAAGGAAGTTGAAAAAAAATTAACGAATAAGGGGGAGAAAAAGTGA
- the cmr3 gene encoding type III-B CRISPR module-associated protein Cmr3, whose translation MKKIKTLFIKPVDWVGFRKSKTFSHAEETIFPNPKTFYGAIMTAYMRKKNLTQEEIEQIIKDKKLKIIGPFLTDSESNIYFRMPAIIKQNDITKEFYKGEIDETFTFNLNGKELYGIKYKSMRNLKEPEKTYISLNELEELKKGNLKISNDNSEIYFKEEKIGIALENRKAMEGMLYSYSYFRFIDDAGFAFFIERDELNILNEIEIITLGTKGKMAKIEIKEIETSIFDPIIDTQKGLLLLTPAYFEDGVKPIFDSNIIAIANYKPETIGYWDLKNNHPGEQFKVVPSGSVYVIKGDFEKENYKINFTDKYDEYNFGKYIEIKI comes from the coding sequence ATGAAAAAAATTAAAACATTGTTTATTAAACCAGTGGATTGGGTTGGTTTTAGAAAATCAAAAACTTTTTCTCACGCTGAGGAAACAATATTTCCTAATCCAAAAACATTTTATGGTGCAATAATGACAGCATATATGAGAAAGAAAAATTTAACCCAGGAAGAAATAGAACAAATAATAAAAGATAAAAAACTGAAAATTATAGGTCCATTTTTAACCGATAGTGAAAGTAACATATACTTTAGAATGCCTGCAATAATAAAACAAAATGATATCACAAAAGAATTTTATAAAGGCGAAATAGATGAAACATTTACTTTTAATTTAAACGGTAAAGAATTATATGGGATAAAATATAAGAGTATGAGAAATTTAAAAGAGCCTGAAAAAACGTATATTTCATTAAATGAATTAGAAGAACTAAAAAAAGGAAATTTAAAAATTTCCAATGATAATTCTGAGATATATTTTAAAGAAGAAAAAATAGGAATTGCTCTTGAAAATAGAAAAGCAATGGAGGGTATGCTATATTCATATTCATATTTTAGATTTATAGACGATGCAGGATTTGCTTTTTTTATAGAGCGAGATGAATTAAATATATTAAATGAAATTGAAATAATTACTCTTGGTACAAAAGGAAAAATGGCAAAAATTGAAATAAAAGAGATAGAAACTTCTATCTTTGACCCAATAATTGATACTCAAAAAGGTTTATTGTTACTAACTCCAGCATACTTTGAAGATGGAGTAAAACCTATATTTGATAGTAATATTATAGCTATTGCCAATTATAAACCTGAAACAATTGGATACTGGGATCTTAAAAATAATCATCCTGGTGAACAATTTAAAGTGGTTCCTTCGGGAAGTGTTTATGTAATAAAAGGTGATTTTGAAAAAGAAAATTATAAAATAAATTTTACTGATAAATATGATGAATATAATTTTGGAAAATATATTGAAATAAAAATTTAA
- the cmr4 gene encoding type III-B CRISPR module RAMP protein Cmr4, translating into MSGKVGFLYAVTQIHAGKGMDVGVVDQPIQREVHTGFPIIAGIKGAIRNELSFNKEEEIFGSKPGNNNKESKPGNITFSEAKILFFPLRSINRGLVWITCPMVLSRLKTAFEISGNTEMASKINKFLKTIKNKKEYSTFKSTVVNVEEYAIETEESNELKELMKELKKVSPDEYLQKVLEENVIVLKDEDFSFFVRNATEVLPRIRINPDTGTVAEGALWYEEYLPQDTVMFFLIKSLKNSEELLNEVEKNLDKEYINIGGKASVGKGFSYIKLM; encoded by the coding sequence TTGAGTGGAAAAGTTGGATTTTTATATGCAGTAACACAAATTCATGCAGGTAAAGGAATGGATGTTGGAGTTGTAGATCAACCAATACAAAGGGAGGTACATACTGGATTCCCAATAATAGCAGGAATAAAAGGAGCAATAAGAAATGAATTATCTTTCAATAAAGAAGAAGAAATATTTGGTTCTAAACCAGGTAATAACAATAAAGAATCAAAACCAGGTAATATAACTTTCTCAGAAGCCAAAATATTATTTTTCCCATTAAGAAGTATAAATAGAGGTTTAGTATGGATAACATGTCCAATGGTATTATCCAGATTAAAAACCGCTTTTGAAATTTCAGGGAATACTGAAATGGCGTCAAAAATAAATAAATTTCTCAAAACAATAAAAAATAAAAAAGAATATTCAACATTTAAAAGTACTGTTGTTAATGTGGAAGAATATGCTATAGAAACCGAAGAATCTAACGAATTAAAAGAACTAATGAAAGAATTAAAAAAAGTATCTCCTGATGAATATTTACAAAAAGTATTAGAAGAAAATGTTATTGTATTAAAAGATGAAGATTTCTCTTTTTTTGTTAGAAACGCTACAGAAGTATTACCAAGAATTAGAATAAATCCTGATACTGGTACAGTAGCAGAAGGTGCATTATGGTATGAAGAATATTTACCCCAAGACACTGTAATGTTCTTTTTAATAAAATCGCTAAAAAATAGCGAAGAATTGCTTAACGAAGTAGAAAAGAATTTAGATAAAGAATACATAAATATTGGTGGAAAGGCCTCTGTTGGAAAAGGTTTTTCATATATAAAATTAATGTGA
- the cmr5 gene encoding type III-B CRISPR module-associated protein Cmr5: protein MKRENSTKLLAKKFVIQKINKKYKDDYRSLIKGLGSMIIQNGLYGTLVFLKAKNKDHHKAVFNDIEQYLKEKGLFKGEDLLTFLENTEELSTIQEKVLEFTNWYRRYVDIFIQTGGE from the coding sequence GTGAAAAGAGAAAACAGCACAAAATTATTAGCAAAAAAATTTGTTATTCAGAAAATAAATAAAAAATATAAAGATGATTATAGATCTTTGATAAAAGGGCTTGGTTCAATGATAATACAAAACGGGTTATATGGAACCCTTGTATTTTTAAAAGCAAAAAACAAAGATCATCATAAAGCTGTATTTAATGATATTGAACAATATCTTAAAGAAAAAGGGTTGTTTAAGGGAGAGGATTTGCTTACATTTCTTGAAAATACAGAAGAACTTTCTACTATACAGGAAAAAGTGTTAGAATTTACAAATTGGTATAGGAGATATGTTGATATATTTATTCAAACAGGTGGTGAATAA
- a CDS encoding AAA family ATPase, with protein MKELKSLPLGESNFKTIMENNMYFIDKSMLIKDILSAGRVILITRPRRFGKTLNMSMLEHFFSMKKNSESLFKDLKIWNEKKIIEKYLNKYPVIFISFKGLKKKKYEDMKNGIRELISKLYTKYVYLLNTDKITQWDKKRIIGILDKTAEDAVFEDGIKNLTEYLYIYHGKKVILLIDEYDTPIQQSYLNGYYDELIDFIGNILGNALKDNEYLEKAVLTGITRVAKESIFTGVNNLQISTVLSRLFNDKFGMTKEELHEALKYYGMEYEEEKIIEWYNGFNFGGFEIYNPYSIMNLIFEKEIKNYWINTSGNKLIKDLIAKGSAEIKSKIYDLIEGETVTTTINENLVYGDLNVNVEESVWTLFLFTGYLTWIDKIGEGNSAEYRLKITNKEALDFFKKTVVNILEDSGFKYKTLLKDLIEENYEEFKENFKELVENTISYFDVSGKEPERFYHGLILGLSVGLQKEYIIKSNRESGYGRADLILIPKKRSNPGIIFEFKKYYKKDGDLKSSAEKGMKQIEEKNYETEIKSHGIERIIKVAIAFDKKEVEIVIK; from the coding sequence ATGAAGGAATTAAAAAGTCTTCCTCTGGGAGAAAGCAACTTTAAAACCATAATGGAAAACAATATGTATTTCATAGATAAAAGTATGCTCATAAAGGATATATTATCAGCTGGAAGAGTAATATTAATCACTCGACCAAGGAGATTTGGAAAAACATTAAATATGAGCATGTTAGAACATTTCTTTTCAATGAAAAAAAACAGTGAGAGTTTATTTAAAGATTTAAAAATCTGGAATGAAAAGAAAATAATAGAAAAGTATTTAAACAAGTATCCTGTTATATTTATTAGTTTTAAAGGCTTAAAAAAGAAAAAATATGAAGATATGAAAAACGGAATAAGAGAGTTAATATCAAAATTATACACAAAGTATGTATATCTACTTAATACTGATAAAATAACACAATGGGATAAAAAAAGAATTATAGGTATATTAGATAAAACTGCAGAAGACGCTGTTTTCGAAGATGGAATAAAAAATCTAACAGAATATTTATATATATATCATGGTAAAAAGGTAATATTATTAATAGACGAATACGATACACCGATACAACAATCATATCTAAATGGATATTATGATGAGCTAATAGATTTTATAGGAAATATACTTGGAAATGCATTAAAAGATAATGAGTATTTAGAAAAAGCTGTATTAACAGGAATAACAAGAGTGGCAAAAGAGAGTATATTTACAGGAGTAAATAACCTCCAAATTTCAACTGTATTAAGCAGATTATTTAATGACAAATTCGGAATGACAAAAGAAGAATTACATGAAGCTTTGAAATATTATGGAATGGAATACGAAGAAGAAAAGATAATAGAATGGTATAATGGATTTAATTTTGGAGGATTTGAAATATACAATCCATATTCAATAATGAATTTAATCTTTGAAAAGGAAATAAAGAATTACTGGATAAACACCAGCGGGAATAAGTTAATAAAAGATTTAATAGCCAAAGGAAGTGCAGAAATAAAATCAAAGATTTATGATTTAATAGAAGGTGAAACAGTAACAACAACAATAAATGAAAATTTGGTATATGGAGATTTAAATGTCAATGTAGAAGAAAGCGTATGGACACTCTTTTTATTTACAGGATACTTAACCTGGATAGACAAAATAGGGGAAGGAAACAGTGCAGAATACAGACTAAAAATAACAAACAAAGAAGCTCTTGATTTCTTTAAAAAAACAGTGGTTAACATATTAGAGGATTCAGGTTTTAAATACAAAACACTGTTAAAAGATTTAATAGAGGAAAATTATGAAGAATTCAAAGAAAATTTTAAAGAATTAGTAGAAAATACAATAAGTTATTTTGATGTAAGTGGAAAAGAACCAGAAAGGTTTTATCATGGACTTATATTGGGACTGAGTGTGGGATTACAAAAGGAATATATAATAAAAAGCAATAGAGAATCAGGATATGGAAGAGCGGATTTAATATTAATTCCAAAAAAGAGAAGCAATCCAGGGATAATATTTGAATTTAAAAAATACTATAAAAAAGATGGAGATTTAAAAAGTAGCGCAGAAAAAGGAATGAAACAAATAGAAGAAAAGAATTATGAAACGGAAATAAAAAGCCATGGAATAGAAAGAATAATAAAAGTTGCTATTGCTTTTGATAAAAAAGAGGTTGAGATTGTAATTAAATAA